CCACCGGGACCTTCCGCCAGGCAGTGGATCTCGTTGTGTGCGAACCCCGGCACATTGAGGCGGGAGTAGTGATCGAAGGTGGCGCCGTCGAAGCGGACCAGGCCCGCCTCCGTGCCGATCCACAGGAAGCCGTCCCGGGACTCGAGGAGGGCGGTGGCCGTGTCCTGGAGGAGGCCATCCTCGCTGCGCCAGAGGTGGCTGGCGTGGGTGGAGAGGGGCCGGGCGGGGTCCAGGGCGAAGCCCGTGACGCTGGCCCAGAGGCATGGCAGGACGATGACAAGGCGCCGCAAGGCCCCCCGAGGGGAAGGTCGGTTTCCTGCAATCTGCGGGCACATGGAAGCTGAAGATTAGGCCATCGGGCCGACCGGATCAACGGAGAAGGCGGTAGATCGTTCGATCTAAAAGTAAGGATCCAATCGGGATATGGGCGCCAGGAAGCCGTGGGGAGATAGTGATTCAATCCACCCGCGGTCCCGATGTCTCGACCGAAGCTTCGCACTTCTCGGGGATTCCCCTTGCCCTGATCTTCCCGTTGCAAATCGGTGGCATATATTTGGATCCTCCATCCCCTTCCGAGCTCCACCGCCAACCTCCTCCGCCACGAGTCGCATTCCCTGGGTGTCGCCATGAACAGGACTTGGAATTGGAACCGGACGATGGGGCTTCTGGGTGGTCTGGCCTTCGCCTTGCTCCTGGTCCTGGTGGGCTGCGGGAGCGGCAAGGGGGCCGCCGGGGTCACTCAATACTATGGGAACTACCACCCGGCCGGCTGGATCGGCAACCACGCCGGACAGGCCGTGGCGGGGGTGGATGCCTGCACCAAGTGTCATGAGATCTCCGTCCTCAAGGTCGGCAGCGGGGTGCCCACCTGCATGACCACGGGCTGCCACCACCAGACCGTTTCCGGATGGGCCGATCCGGCCATCCACGGGGTGCGCGCCAAGATGGCCGCGAGCACCGTGACCGGCGGAAGCCTCGTCTCCTGCCAGATCTGCCACGGGAAGGCGTTTGCCGGCGGAGGCTCCGCCAATGCCTGCGTCACCTGCCACGGTGTCAGCGCGCCGCATCCGCCGAAGCCCTGGCGCACCACGGGCGGCACCGTCTTCACCCACATCACCACCGATCCGTCCAATGCCGCCGTCTGCGCCCAGTGCCATTTCGCCGGATCGCCCAGCAATCCCATCGGGCATCCCGCCACGCCCGCGCCCGCCGGCACCCAGCCCGGCTGCTACAACGCGACCCTCTGCCACGGCGCCAACGCCGCGCCGCACCCGGTTCCGTTCCTGGTGGGTCAGACCGACTCCCAGCTGAACGGACACATGACCGTCACGGCGGCAGCCTTCGCCGCGGACTGCGCCAGCTGCCACGCCTATTCGGGCACTTCCCCCACGGCTTCCGCGCCGCTCTGCAACACCTGCCACCAGCTGGCGGATCCCACCGCGGCCGGCACCAATGCCGGAACCTGCCTCTCCTGCCACGCCGGCACGGCGGGCCTGCCCAAGGGGCCCGGCGGCACGGGCTTCCCCAGCATCGCCGGGGCCCACGCCAAGCACATGGCACTGGCCACTGCGCTGAGCTGCGACACCTGCCATGCGGGCAGCGGGACGGGAACCACCACCCACTACACGAATGCCAACGCGCGCATCGGCGTGCCGACAAGCCCCGCCAGCGTCTCGATGGATCCGATCTTCATGGCCAAGACCGGGGGCAACCCGTCCTTCAATCCATCTGCGCTCACCTGCTCCAATGTGAGCTGCCACGGCGGCCAGGTCACGCCGGGCTGGCAGAACGGAACCATCAACTCCGCAACCCAGTGCACCGCCTGCCACGCGGTGGCCACCAGTGCCGGGACGGCGACCCAGTTCAATGACGCCTTCGGCCGGCACAGCATCGGCACCCACAATGCCACGGTGCCCGCCAACGCCATCGCCTGCACCACCTGCCACAACATGGGGAACGGTTCGCCCGGAGCCCTGGCCCACTTCAAGTATCTCAACACGGGGGCCGTGGACGGTCTCTCCACCGGCACCCCGGCGGATCAGCTGCCCAGCGGCACCATCGTCTTCGACCCCGCCATCGTCTCGGCCCCCGGGACCTACACGGTCACGAGCGCCACCCAGGGCAACGGCGGCTGCGCCCTCACCTGCCACAGCCACATCCACACGGTGTCGTTCGATACCTGGACCGCCAGCGGGGCACCGCATCCCGTGCCCTTCCTGGGCAACCAGGTCGATACGCAGAACAACGGCCACCTGACGGCCACCCAGGCCACCTTTGCGGCGGATTGCGGCACCTGCCATGCCGTTTCCGGCACCTCGCCCGTGGCGGGCAGCCCCCTCTGCGCCACCTGTCACACCCTGGCCGATCCCACCGTGGCCGCGACCGGGACGGGCACCTGTCTGTCCTGCCATGTGGGCCCCTCGGGGATTCCGGCCGGTCCCACCGGCACCGCCTTCCCCAACATCGCCGGCGCCCATGCCAAGCACATGGGGCTGCCCACCGTGCTGAAGTGCGACACCTGCCACGCCGGCAGCGGGACGGGCACGACGACCCACTACAACAACGCCAACGCCCGGGTCACGGCCCCGGTAGGCCCGGCCCCGGTGAGCATGGATGCCACCTTCAACGCGCAGAGCGGCGGATCGGCCTCCTTCAATCCCACCGCGCTCACCTGCTCCGCCTCGAGCTGCCATGGCGGCCAGGTGACGCCCAACTGGCGCACTGGCACCATCACCTCCACCTCCCAGTGCTCGCTCTGCCACGCGATCAACGGCGGCACCGCGACCTCCCAGTACAACGACGCCGTCGGGCGCCACGCCTGGGGCACGCACGCCACCGCCGCCACGCTGGACTGCACCCTCTGCCACGACATGACCTCCGCCAACACTAGCGGTGGCGCGGTCAACCACTTCGCCGAGCTCAACACCCCCGCCGTCAGCAGCACGAACAAGCTGCCCAGCGGCACGATCAAGTTCAAGCTCACCAACACCACCTATCCGATCACCGGGGCCGCGACCTACACCATCAACGCCACGACCCCCGAAGGGGACGGTGGCTGCGCCCTCACCTGCCACAGCCAAGTCCACAATGCCGTCGATAACCACTGGAACGCCCCCAAGGGCTCCGGGATCGCCCACCCCGTGCCCTTCCTGAGCACCGATGTCAGCAGCGCAGGCAACCACCACCAGACCCTGACACTCGCCCAGTTCAACGGCGAATGCATCAACTGCCACGATCAGAGCGGGACCACCACCAAGAGCGGACCCGTGTGCACGGTCTGCCACACCCTTGGTTCCCCCGTGGCCGCGGGCATGACGGCGGGCACCTGCCTCTCCTGCCATGTGGGCGCCAGCTTCACCACCCAGGGCCCGACCGGCACCGCCTGGCCGAACCTGCAGGGCTCCCACCCCAAGCACCTCTCCCTGCTCACTTTCACCCGCACCTCACCGGCCCTGCCCGCGTCGATGACGGCCTCGGCCTATCCGGATTGCGCGGCCTGCCACGCGGGTTCCGTGCCCGGAGA
The window above is part of the Geothrix sp. genome. Proteins encoded here:
- a CDS encoding CxxxxCH/CxxCH domain-containing protein: MGLLGGLAFALLLVLVGCGSGKGAAGVTQYYGNYHPAGWIGNHAGQAVAGVDACTKCHEISVLKVGSGVPTCMTTGCHHQTVSGWADPAIHGVRAKMAASTVTGGSLVSCQICHGKAFAGGGSANACVTCHGVSAPHPPKPWRTTGGTVFTHITTDPSNAAVCAQCHFAGSPSNPIGHPATPAPAGTQPGCYNATLCHGANAAPHPVPFLVGQTDSQLNGHMTVTAAAFAADCASCHAYSGTSPTASAPLCNTCHQLADPTAAGTNAGTCLSCHAGTAGLPKGPGGTGFPSIAGAHAKHMALATALSCDTCHAGSGTGTTTHYTNANARIGVPTSPASVSMDPIFMAKTGGNPSFNPSALTCSNVSCHGGQVTPGWQNGTINSATQCTACHAVATSAGTATQFNDAFGRHSIGTHNATVPANAIACTTCHNMGNGSPGALAHFKYLNTGAVDGLSTGTPADQLPSGTIVFDPAIVSAPGTYTVTSATQGNGGCALTCHSHIHTVSFDTWTASGAPHPVPFLGNQVDTQNNGHLTATQATFAADCGTCHAVSGTSPVAGSPLCATCHTLADPTVAATGTGTCLSCHVGPSGIPAGPTGTAFPNIAGAHAKHMGLPTVLKCDTCHAGSGTGTTTHYNNANARVTAPVGPAPVSMDATFNAQSGGSASFNPTALTCSASSCHGGQVTPNWRTGTITSTSQCSLCHAINGGTATSQYNDAVGRHAWGTHATAATLDCTLCHDMTSANTSGGAVNHFAELNTPAVSSTNKLPSGTIKFKLTNTTYPITGAATYTINATTPEGDGGCALTCHSQVHNAVDNHWNAPKGSGIAHPVPFLSTDVSSAGNHHQTLTLAQFNGECINCHDQSGTTTKSGPVCTVCHTLGSPVAAGMTAGTCLSCHVGASFTTQGPTGTAWPNLQGSHPKHLSLLTFTRTSPALPASMTASAYPDCAACHAGSVPGDPAQTHYSNANKRLASPITAGPASVAIDPAFNAKSGTAGTTASASAFTCSNVSCHGGQTTPGWQTGTLTVNATTYCIACHKVASTATQFNDATGRHNNPSQHNQTCDYCHVMTQATPGALNHFKYLDTSAVSGVSGTPSDQYPSDTVKFGGGATPATGALTYTVTSATQGRGGCALTCHGQSHTTAGNTWN